TCTGGCGACGTTTAATTCAGCGATGGAGTTAAGTTTAATTCAGCGTTGGAGCCAGCAATATTCATTGATTCTCGATACAAATAGTACAGGCCAACCTAAGTTATTGTTTGATTTTACCAAGGGGGAAGAGTGGCCGCTGTTGCAAGCGTTGTTAGCGTTGCCGCAGGTGTTGGCGGAGTGCTTGGATTGTCGGGTGGTGTTGGTGTTTCAGAGTTTTCCGCACATTCGATCGTGGGATCGGCAGGGCAAGTGGGAGCATTATCTGCGGCAGGAGATTCAACTGCAAACGCGGGTGAGTTATGCGATTATTGCGACGGTGGCGGAGAAGTGGGCGGATCAGAGTGAGCTGGAGACGGTGTTGTTGGGGCCGTTGCCCGATCGGGATTTGCAGGGTTGGTTGGAACGATCGATGGCGAGTTGTCAGTTGACGCTGGATGGGGAGGCGATCGCGTTATTTTTGAGCTATGTGCAAGGACATTTTGGCGATGCGATCGCGTTGGCGAAACGGGTTTGGTTAGATCATCGTGGGGCTGGGCAGATGGTGCGGGCCCATCAGGTGTATCGCAGTGCGGTGTCGCTGATTGAGGATTTGGCGGTGACGTTTGAGTCTTTGATTTTGCTGCTGCCCAATAGTCAGGTGCGGGTGTTGGAGAGTTTGGCGCTTGATCCGACGGATAGTCCCCACGCGAAGGAGTATATCCAGAAGCACCATTTGTCGCGGGGTGGGACGTTGCAGGGGGCGTTGTCGAGTTTGGAGCAGAAGGGTTTGATTTACGGGGCGGATTACGGCTATCGGATTGCGTTGCCGATGTTGGGGTTATGGTTAAAGCATCGGTTGGGGTAGGGGGAAGAGGCCCAGATTAATTAGATTGGTTAAATCAGTCTGAAGTAAATGGATTTAGCAATGAAATTTCGCAGCCCTCAAAGTCACGGATATTACGGGTCACCAATGTTAATTGATGAACTTTAGCAGTCGCTGCAATTAACATATCAGCTTGGGTTCGAGTGTTCCCCTGCGACCGCAGCCGTCCTCGTATCTCTCCAGCGGTTTGAGCAATATCAGGCGTAACCGGAATAATTTGGCAATAGGTCGTTAAGAAATTTTGAAACCAGCTTTGAATTCGAGAGTTAGGCTTAGCGCTTAGTCCATAAATGATTTCTTCCAGTGTAATGACGCTTAACTCAAAGGATACAATGGTTGTACTCCAGGTAAGGACTCCAGGGTTTGGCTGAGGCTTGACTAATTCGCTAATAATATTGGTATCACAGAGGTAAATCATGCGGAAAAATCAGCAAAGGGGTTAGGACGATTCTGGCGAGTTGGAATATCGAAATGGTAGTCTTCTTCTACACAGATCTGGCGTAATTCCTCAAAGGCATGGGCTAATGAATGCGGTTGTTGTGCTTGCTCTGATTC
This genomic window from Alkalinema sp. FACHB-956 contains:
- a CDS encoding ATP-binding protein translates to MNPFLPAQLFGREDELTIVSQILADDGDLLLAGVPGIGRRRLMRSAAQRCRAKVVEIDCLRATDYRRFLQLLAEGILATFNSAMELSLIQRWSQQYSLILDTNSTGQPKLLFDFTKGEEWPLLQALLALPQVLAECLDCRVVLVFQSFPHIRSWDRQGKWEHYLRQEIQLQTRVSYAIIATVAEKWADQSELETVLLGPLPDRDLQGWLERSMASCQLTLDGEAIALFLSYVQGHFGDAIALAKRVWLDHRGAGQMVRAHQVYRSAVSLIEDLAVTFESLILLLPNSQVRVLESLALDPTDSPHAKEYIQKHHLSRGGTLQGALSSLEQKGLIYGADYGYRIALPMLGLWLKHRLG
- a CDS encoding type II toxin-antitoxin system VapC family toxin; translated protein: MIYLCDTNIISELVKPQPNPGVLTWSTTIVSFELSVITLEEIIYGLSAKPNSRIQSWFQNFLTTYCQIIPVTPDIAQTAGEIRGRLRSQGNTRTQADMLIAATAKVHQLTLVTRNIRDFEGCEISLLNPFTSD